ATACAGGATACACTGTCACATTGTTAATGTCTGTAGTGTAAGAGCAGTAGGATCCAGCATGCACCAAGCTTCCCTTCCTTACAAATTCTCCCTCACTATCATTAAAGTACGTTTCCTGTTGAATTGTGTTCTCGCAGTGTCCGAAGCCTGTTGTGGTGGCCATCCATGGAGCCTGTGTAGGAGCAGGTAGGACATTGTAAAGATTACTGTGCTGTTGTGAATCATCTTAAGGTACAGGAGTTGGAAAAAGACTAAAGTTCCTCGAATGTCTGCTTGAGTCTGTCTCCAAAAGGGGGTGAATTCCCAAAGAGTCTcgtgttaaaatgtccaactttacagcagaaataaacacatttacagccaagaagaaataaataaatgtttgtttgtttttaagcctttgttttatgcattttaacACTTGAAGTTAGGAGGATGATGCTTTGAGAATCGTGCAAATACAAGAAGCTGTAGCCACTGTGTGAAAAGCTTCAAATCCCCTAAAATTCCTAATGGAGTCATTCAGCTGGACCTGTCCAAcgtgtttgtggtgttggtgAATTTTAATTGAAATATCTCACCAACGAGATTTGCTGTGTTCTGAAGGCGGTGGCTGAAACTATACATATGCCCCTCTTCCCCATGGCTGCTTTTGACTTGACCCTAGAAGACAACAAGACATTCGAAAATACTATTTTTTCTACCTTTGATATATAACTGGTTAGTTTACTGCATGGACATGATGCTAGCAGGAGCCAGGGAAACCCACACGCTGTGATACAGGCTTCTTGGTTGTGGAGGTATTTGATGCATTGAGTTTGGTGGAGAGAGGAGCTTCGGTGAGTTAACTGTAGGTGGTGTTTTCTCTGGCAGGTGTTGACATGATTACAGCCTGCGACATTCGCCTGTGCACCCAGGACGCCTGGTTCCAAGTGAAGGTATAATCATCTGATTTTATCATTGTGGTGAGGACAATTGGGAAACCATGGAATAGATAGCTGATTAAATTTAAGCCAACTTATGAAGATTTGTGTTAAACAATTTCACAGATCTTGATCTCTTTGGTCTGTCATATCCTGCAGCAAGGTTTTGAGCAGAGATTACACACTAGATCTTGAAATTCTGTTTGCTAAATGTAGCATTGATGGTCCCCTCTGCTTTGGCTCCATAGGAGGTTGACATTGGACTTGCAGCAGATGTTGGAACACTCCAGAGACTCCCGAAGGTCATCGGCAGCCAAAGGTAAGCCGGCAGCACGATTTACAATTGGAATAAGATTACAAGCAATTTATGGCATGACACTGTTAAGTGACTGAATACttgtaggttaaaaaaaatctatttctaTTTTCAACAGTCTTGTTAATGAACTGGCTCTGACAGCGAGAAAGATGTATGCTGATGAAGCTAAGAGCAGCGGACTGGTCAGGTAAACAATGTTCCCTCatcactctttttttctttttccaaagtAAAAGCACTTATTTATTCTAACAGTTTGAAACCCTTCCCTTCTTCTTCAGCCGAGTGTTTGCAGATAAGGAGGCGATGATGGCTGGAGCTCTGGAGATTGCTGGAGAGATTGCTGGTCGCAGCCCAGTTGCTGTGCAGGGCACCAAAATAAACCTCATCTATGCCAGAAACCACAGCGTAGCAGATGGATTGGATTACATTGTAAGGAGGAGTATAATATGACAAAGTTTTCTGTGCATATTTTTGTCAGCTTCACAACGTCACTCTTCAGGTTCGTGTTCAGAGTTCTCCGGAAGGAATCTGGTATCGCTACCTCGTTCCCTCCATTTGTTTCCTGGTGTCTTTTATATGACACTTGATAGCATAAAGGGGATGTGACATGCTCAGTTATAAGCATATTAACACACTGAAGTTCTCTTTTTAAAGTACTGACTTAAATTCATTATTTCTCCTTCTCCAGGCCACATGGAACATGAGCATGCTTCAGACTGAAGATTTGATGAAATCAGCTCAGGGAGCCCTCGAGAAGAAGAGTCCCAAAACTGTGACATACTCCAAACTCTGAACACCAGTGAAGCAAAGCTCAGATACAGAAAGTGCCTCTTTCCTCCTCTACTATGGCCTTTCTTACACCAGTTTTATAAATCAAAACTAAATTTACTAGCTGGAGATCTGTATccacactagacagtattttaatGTCATTATGTGTTTAATAATTCATTCAGGTTCATATTTCTCCTGCTCTAATATCAGATATGGATAATATTTAACTAAGACAAATCTTAACTGACTGAGCTGAGAAACATTTTGTACATCTGTAAATGACCTTCTGAATGTTTCCTCATTAAAGACACTCGTGTGAAAGTGATTTCAAATTTCCAATCTTGGTAGAATAAAGAGGGCACATCAGAGGACATTTAGAAGGAACAACTGCTCATTTCTTTCTACCGTGCTGCAGTTGAGTCTGTTGTAATGCACCATTTACCAGTGTGGTATGCAGGCTGTTCTGTAGCAGACAAACAGGCACTGTGAGGAGTGGTGAGaacagcagaaaacaaaaaatataaatggcTGCAGGCTGCCATGCCTGGAGGATACTCAAACAAGCACAAAACATCATCAGGGATGGTCTCTAATAGACCGATTCAGGTCTGTTAGACCTGAGGATAGGAAATGTCTCACATGAGACATTCTCACCCTCTATAATATAATTATCTCTCAGGCAGAGGCATCTGGCAGAGTTCATGCAAccactgtaataaaataatttcccTAATGCAGGATGAAGTAATTCTCATTTTTATTCTGGTGGTACCTGGTGGAAGAAGCTGGGGGGGGGTTCTGCTGCTTGATGAAACCAGATTTCTCCATTTGTTGTGGGGCCTGTTCTTCCTTTGACTTTGTACTGGCCTTGTGTAGAGGTTCTGGTTTAGTTTTTGTGTTACAGGTGACTGGTTGACATGTGTTTGCTTTAGCTTGCTCACTTCCTTCTGGTAGCACTTGGAGCTCACGTTGAGTTTTAGCAAGAGCAGCTTTGGCCTTGATTTCCTTCACCCTGTGGTTGGATCTCTGGAGCAGAGCTGCAAGTTTCTGCTGGTTGACATCTGGCTGGTCTCTGCGCGGACCCCACTGAAACTCTAGGACTGTCACTGAAAAGAGGGAAGGAAGTAACGGTCAGGTTTATAACGTTTTGGCTTAAAAACTATGTAATGTTAGGAGAGAAAATATGTATATCAGTCCTTTGACGTCTGTACTACAAAGCAATTCAAAGTACTATATTGCTTTTTGATGATCAACAAAAACTGTAGACCATCTTAGAGCCCCTTACTACCAGCACAATGAGGTCTGAGAGGTCCTCCAGAAGGAATCATCCTGTGACATATGTGGTGAgtagtccatccatccatccatccacctcgTTCCATATATCTGTTCCGGATCGCGGGTCCAGCAGCCTTAGCACAGTAGCTCAGACCTCCCTCACCtgggccacctcctccagcttgtccgggggaacaccaaagcatttccaggccagctgagagatataatctcccCAGCGTGTCCCAGGTCTGTCCcgagtctgccccagggcctcctcccagtgggacatgcccggtacacctcacccaggagggattcttgtcagatgcccgaaccacctcaactggctcctatcgatgtggaggagcagcggctctagtCTGAGCTCCTCTCGGAGGGCCGTACTTCTCACCCTGTCTCTAAGGGAGAGTGCAGCCACCCctcagaggaagctcatttccgccactTGAAGAAGAGAGGAGTCTGGAGAGCATGTACAGGAGCCCGGCGCCGCTTGCAGATGACCTGGACGACGTACACACTGTGTACTGTGTGCAGGTGGGTGAGCGAAATTTAATAATTTTCTAAAATGACGTTATCACATTCCTTTGAAGGTTTTAGATTTGAGCAGACTTGCCCTTAAACTTTAGAGCATGAAAGCAGTTTGAGATGAAACCTGGCACAGATGTAGAGTAGGTGGGCCAGAGAAGATATTTGTTGAAAGTTTCACGTCAACTATCAAgcatgatttttaatgaattttgaaATATAATGCAATCAGACTGTCCcaatgcagtgtgtgtgtgtgtgtgtgtgtgcgtgcgtgcacgcGCATGTGTGTGGGTCCGCGATACGTTTGCCATCAGCAATGGAGAATAGGCGCTGCCGTAAAACCTAGTGTAGAAGCGAAAGAAAATTGCGTCGGAAAAGAGGCGACTGGCTTCACCGCGGATCACAAATGACGTTTCACTTGACCGTGTTCAGTAAACAGTCTGCACTCTGCAGCGTTCAAAGGGCGATGTTGGCTGTCACCAAATGTAAGTGTCTATAATTTggttgttttattcttttattttatctgtgGTGTTAATTAGTAGGAAAACGTATCAAAGCGTGTGAAAATACACCGCATGTTTTGAATGTTTGTCGCTGTTTTAGCTCGGAGCCGTGTGTAGATGCATTTTGTTGAAGTTTTGGAGTCAAATCTGAAACAAAACTTTTTATAAGGATAAGTGGGTGAAAGGTCGTCAGTGCAGTCCCAGTGTTTTGTAAGGTGCAGGGCTCACTTTGTGTGCTTTCATTTCACCCCTATGAAATATAAAGAGTCTTTTcaaaaaccaaccaaaaaaaatacacagcTTCGAGAATACACGACCGAGGCAGGCTGGTCCAAATATTAAGACACCTTTATTAACTGcatttgttaaaagaaaaaactacaaAAGAACAGAGCACAATAAAAGTTGACTGTGGCACGGCCTGTCCTGTAATAGTGtcctaaattaaataaaacgaCCATACATTGAACTGGACTTGCCAGTAGCTGAGGACCACGAGAGAAGAAAATCACACGTACAAACAAACTCTACACCCCAGGTGCTGTACAACAAAAGTACCCACAACCGAAGGTCCCACAGATACTGAGTATCCTCAATTCACTGCAATTTAAAcaacgaagaaaaaaaaatcacaaatgtCTAATAGGACACTTAACATCAGACGCATTGCTCACAGTCAAACTACAAAATGTACACCCAACATAATGATAACACACACGATATTTGATCCCAGCGCACTCCAAAAAGGAATGACGCTTTCTCTGACGAATGGTACAAATCAAATGTGCAGgtacaaatgtaaacaaacaccAGAAAACATAAAGGATCCCCTGAGTCTGGCTACGTGCTCAAACCAAATATAAACAGTGACACAAAACTGTAGACGGGACAAGACAGCAGTTCCTTGAAGGACGGGGCCAAACGGCGGCTGCTGCAGCCGTTTCCCTCAGCTTGACTGGGCCGAAACGATCAACACTGCCCGCCGAACAGAGGCTACAGCGGGCAGCAATCAAATCCCCAGAATTAAGGACGCTATATTGAACTGCCGGTAGAAGGGCAGCCGCCCTCTCCAAAACGGCAGGAAATAAATGACACGGCCACTCTGTAACTGTACAGCCTGATCAAAACCGCCTGGTTATCCAATACCGCACTCACAAAATGTAAATGAGCAATGAATGGGGaaagctgcttcttcttcttcatattGTTTATTGGtggttggcaaacaacaaaatgttgcattaccgccacctactggtgtggagtgtggaccaaatgtcaaaaataaaaacctattCAAATCTTCCCAAACAAACTAGTTTGccttaaaaaccaaaatatgGCCTGATAACATTCACTTCTCAAGTTCTTACGAAATAAATCAACCAAGTCCACTTTCATATCGCCAAACGTTTTGATTAATTGTCTTCTTTCAGCATCATATTTCTGACAATGCAATAAAACGTGctgttgtttcctgttctctgtTGCAGTCACACTCCCACGTATGGTGTTTTCCTGTTAAAAACAATGTGCTCTTCAAACCTGTGTGTCCACATCTAAGTCGAGATATAACTGTCTCCTCTCTCCTGTTCCTTCCTGTGCTTCTCATTTCTCCTATTTTCCTTTGGATTTTGTcacctttctttcattttgtacCATATTGTGTTCTTAATCTCTGTCCTACTAACTCTGATAACCATTTCCACCAACGGTCTCGTTGTACCTTCCTTTGCTTTTCTGTTTGCCATTTCATTTCCCTTAACTCTATGATGCGCTGGTACCCATAAGAAGGTGACTA
The window above is part of the Pelmatolapia mariae isolate MD_Pm_ZW linkage group LG14, Pm_UMD_F_2, whole genome shotgun sequence genome. Proteins encoded here:
- the LOC134640986 gene encoding delta(3,5)-Delta(2,4)-dienoyl-CoA isomerase, mitochondrial-like isoform X1, with the protein product MLAVVFRSAVTKYKGLQLPIQTVARAMSSSGGATPPYTTLAISRPTESITHVELHRPEKRNAMNSAFWSEMVTCFNELSEDPQCRVVVVSGAGKLFTAGIDLMDMMNNVLQPEGDDTARISWGIKKKIKKLQETFSVIEKCPKPVVVAIHGACVGAGVDMITACDIRLCTQDAWFQVKEVDIGLAADVGTLQRLPKVIGSQSLVNELALTARKMYADEAKSSGLVSRVFADKEAMMAGALEIAGEIAGRSPVAVQGTKINLIYARNHSVADGLDYIATWNMSMLQTEDLMKSAQGALEKKSPKTVTYSKL
- the LOC134640986 gene encoding delta(3,5)-Delta(2,4)-dienoyl-CoA isomerase, mitochondrial-like isoform X3, yielding MSSSGGATPPYTTLAISRPTESITHVELHRPEKRNAMNSAFWSEMVTCFNELSEDPQCRVVVVSGAGKLFTAGIDLMDMMNNVLQPEGDDTARISWGIKKKIKKLQETFSVIEKCPKPVVVAIHGACVGAGVDMITACDIRLCTQDAWFQVKEVDIGLAADVGTLQRLPKVIGSQSLVNELALTARKMYADEAKSSGLVSRVFADKEAMMAGALEIAGEIAGRSPVAVQGTKINLIYARNHSVADGLDYIATWNMSMLQTEDLMKSAQGALEKKSPKTVTYSKL
- the LOC134640986 gene encoding delta(3,5)-Delta(2,4)-dienoyl-CoA isomerase, mitochondrial-like isoform X2 gives rise to the protein MLAVVFRSAVTKYKGLQLPIQTVARAMSSSGGATPPYTTLAISRPTESITHVELHRPEKRNAMNSAFWSEMVTCFNELSEDPQCRVVVVSGAGKLFTAGIDLMDMMNNVLQPEGDDTARISWGIKKKIKKLQETFSVIEKPVVVAIHGACVGAGVDMITACDIRLCTQDAWFQVKEVDIGLAADVGTLQRLPKVIGSQSLVNELALTARKMYADEAKSSGLVSRVFADKEAMMAGALEIAGEIAGRSPVAVQGTKINLIYARNHSVADGLDYIATWNMSMLQTEDLMKSAQGALEKKSPKTVTYSKL